The region GGCTGGGAAATCGCCCCGAGAGCCGCGCGGGGAAGCGAACCCGGCACGGATTGGGGCCGGAATTCAATGGTCTGCACCGAAACGGGAGCAGAGCGCTCCGAGAGCAGCTCCCGGTgcgggagcagccctgcccgcCGGGATCTCGGCAGATGGCTGGGACACGCCGCGGGGAAATGCGGGATGGAGCCGGCCCCGCAGCAGCTGCGGTGAGAACAGCCCTGGAGCCGGCTCAGATGGGGATGGAGGAGCCgctcccagccccctcccctgtccccagcccgcTGGGACCCCCGcgctgctggggacagtggggacaaggCCACACACGTGGGCAGGGACGGGGATGCACCGGGCAGGGCTGGTCCCCCGCACCCTCCACGGCACCACTTccacagcaggggctggggacacgtGTGGCACTAGTGACACACATGTCACCTCCCCCTGAACGGCCCAGATGGCACCGAGGCACGCCACAGACGGGTGCCCACCCACCAGCCaccctcctgctgtgccagggccattCCTGTGGTGCCACCCAGCAGTTCTGGGGTGAAACCTTGCAAGATTTGCATCTCGGGTGTGCACAGGGGTGAAGCCACCACCCGAGCCCCGGGGGATGgcatccatcccctccctgggccAGCGTGGGTGTCCTGGCACGGGGACACCCAGCACGGTGGCACTGTCACCATACCCAGCTGTGTCAGCACaaaccagcagctcccagcccggcTGAGGATTaaccagccagctctgctgctaaTTAATAATCCACTTGATTAAGAATTGTCAGTCAATATGTCACCAGCACAAGGACAGGCTTGGCAAACACGAGCTGGGGACATATCTCCATAGGGCCCcgtctgctcctgctcctgctcctgctcctgctcctgctcctgctcctcttcctccacatccagctgtcccagcctgctCGGGCCCCTCTCTCTGCCCCCTGTTCATGGGCACCTGGTGATGTCACAGATCATCCTGATGACGTCACCAGCATCCTGTCTGTCCCCTGGCCCATCTGTGCTGCCGTCACCCAACAGGCTGGGGGTCTGTTTGTCCCACAGGTGACACAAGGACCCCCTCTGATGATGCAATTTGTCACTCAGGCTCCTGGTGGTGTCACAGCCTCCCACACTCACCCCAGGTTCCCACTCCACAGCTTGGATGGAATTTGGCCACGAGGGATCCTGAAGCCTTGGGGTGCAGCAGGACACCCCcaaaaaggggaggggaagccagATCCATGCCTGGTGTTAAGGACATTGTCCCCAGCAGGTGACACCAGGGCTGTCACATCCAGCGGGGCTGGGAACAGCAGCTTTGGGGGGGCTCCCCTTCCCTCCATCCTGAGCCCCCCCAGCGCTGAGCAGCGCACGGGGGGCAGGCGGGGGGCACGGTGCCCCCCAGGGCAGTTTTATCCGATGGAGAGCGAAGCagggagcagtgacaggagcaATTAGCTGATTGCAGCGGtgggccctgccccggcccctccccGTGCGGCCGAGCCGCAGCACTTTGTGCTTAACCTACATTTGCTTTTGTCCCGGCCGCCGCAGCCGGAGCCGCCCGGGGCTCTGCGCTGGGCTCGGCTCTGATGTCCGGGTCCCTCTCAGCAGCGCCCAGCCCCaaatgcagcaggcagggctcagctgaGCCGGGGTAAGTGGGTCACACTCAGGCGGGACacacagcagtgtccccagggcagggatggaggttCGTGTCCTCGCAGGGAGGGGGATCACAGAAAcctcttcccttcccctggagcatcctcctccatccctccccgGGAGCACGGCAGCGCTGCAGCCTCTGGAGGAgcggcactgcctgacagcttCGATCgagctttaattttaattaactaACGAGGCTCGGTGCTCCCCACTCCCTGAGCGAACACCGGAGAGAGAAGGGCCCAATCCAGCTGTGGCACCAGGCCAGATGTGCAGCGGGGAGGGTGGGAGGGACAGGGGATTGCTCTGCTCAGgaatgtggcactggggacccAGGAGGCCCCTGTGCCCTGAGAGGGCCAGCAGCTCGGTTTGGATCCAAGCCCGGCACTCAGGAGCCACAGCCTGTCCCCACGgctccaggacagccccagggtGTCACCAGCTGCCTTTGGGCACCGCCAGCACCCCTGAGTGACACCTCCAGCGTCCCTTTCCTTCCATTCAACACCAGCTAACAATCCTGGAGCGTCACTGGGATAACTGGTCAGGAGAGTGTGCGAGTGTGCTCTCCTCCGGAGCCGGTGCCTGccaggatggatttttttttctctttttctttttttttttttttttttttttaactgggaTGAATTTTTCCGCCTCGGCTGCCAGCGGGGTGGCTCGGCCCCGGGGAAGGGGCCGAGGGAGCGCAGCCGGCGCCGGTGACGCGGCAagaaggggccattgtggccaggcacagctgtgcGGCGCGGGCAGGGAGCAGTGGGAATGCAAAATGCTGCGGAGGGAAGGGCCTGAGGGATGCAGCGCCCCGCCACGGGGGTTCCCCCAGCCCGCACGTGCCCCGGTGACAATGGCGGCtttatgggcagggacaccagcgcctgtcccaggagctgccgggGCCCAGCGTGTGCCACCAGGGGCACAGGTGGGTGTTGGGGACAcgctgtccccatcctgtccccatgtGCCATCACGGGCACAGGGGGGTGTTGGGGACACGCTGTCCCCATCCCGTTCCCGTGTGCCATCATGTCCCCGCTGTGCCCAcctgtccccatgctgtcccccTGCTCAGCCAAACGAGGTGCTGGGTCCTCctggggccgggctgggccagCAGCCTGCTCTGGAGGGTGATGGGCCCTGAGCTGTCCTGGCACAGTGGCACcggggctgagggcagcacgGAAAGCGGCTCCGTGCCTTCCCCAGCGCCCTCGGCGGCCGGCGGGCAGCGGATCCCCCTTGGCTCGCTGAGCTCTCCTGAATTATTCAGGCGCTGcctccctggggatgctcccCCTGCCCGCAGCGCAGCGCAGCCCCCGCTCCCGGCCCGAGGGGAGCAGCCGGgactggagctcctggagatctgggggtgtctgagggaggagcagccgggactggagctcctggagatctgggggtgtctgagggaggagcagctgggactggagctcctggagatcTGGGGGTGTCTGAAGGAGGAGCAGCCGGGACTGGAACTCCTGGAGATCTGGGGGTGTCTGAGGGAGGAGCAGCCGGgactggagctcctggagatctgggggtgtctgagggaggagcagccgggactggagctcctggagctctgggggtgtctgagggaggagcagccgggactggagctcctggagatctgggggtgtctgagggaggagcagccgggactggagctcctggagatctgggggtgtctgagggaggagcagctgggactggagctcctggagatctgggggtgtctgagggaggagcagccgggactggagctcctggagatcTGGGGGTGTCTGAGGGAGGAGCAGCCGGGACTGGAGCTCCCGGAGCTCGGGCGGTGTCCGGGTGGgacctgccccagcacagggacggGGATGAGCCGTGCCGCCTCCCCGAGGACGGGCGATGCTCTCGGGCAGGAGAGCGGCGGCTGCAAAGCCCCATTTCATCTCCCTGAAAGGAGAGGAGGGACGGGGGGAGAGGCCGCTCGGAGCTGGACCAGATCCTGCTGCCtctctttttttattccctGTTTTCATGCGGCGCCAGCTCCCATCCCCGCTGATCCGCAGCGGCTGCTCCATCCACTCCGGGCAGGGACATGGATTTGTGGGGGCTCCCCCCGTGTGACCCCAGCCAAGCATCCCCCAGCCGCTGCAGGGAGGTGTAGAGCTCTGCGAGACGTGGGGACATTGCTGAGATTCTTCCCGAGCTGGGAATTGTGGGATCTGCGTGTTGGGCACACCGGAGTGCGCTGGGGGTGCTCCCCACAcgcccaccccatcccatcacCCTCCAAAACACCTTCAGCAACAGCCTGAGCCAGCTGAAAACCTGCGGGGTGTCCCAGCgatgggaatgtgggatggGACAGCGGCGGGgtgcaggacagggcaggaatggggacacgggatggggacacgggatggggcaggaatggggacacaggacagggcAGCAATGGGAACACGGGATGGGgcagcaatggggacacaggacagggcAGCAATGGGGACACGGGatggggcaggaatggggacacaggacagggcaggaaTGGGGACACGGGATGGGGAAATGGTGCCGGCACAGGACAGCAATGGGAACGTGGGGCAGGACAGCAGTGGCAGTGCAGAACAGGGCAGTGATGGGGACACAGGACCAGGCTCCTGGTGGCCACCGGGATCGGAGGAGCCCGCAGGGTGATTTATGCCGGGCAGGCTGGGGCCACAACTGTTCGGAAGTGCGGTAACAGCTGCTCCGGCTGTTCCGGCACGATCTGGCACCAGAGCAAATCCTCGGGGATATCTGGAGTGGGGGCCCGGGGGTGTCGGGCACTGCCGTGGGGCGGGGGGCAGCAGGGCCGGGGGGCTGGTGAGGATCTGGGGTTCGCTTTCCAGCCGCTGCGTGAGACCAAGACTCAAGTCAAGGCTCCCGTTAATCCGGACTTTAATCCGCTCTAAATCCCACCTTTAATCTGTTTAATGCCACCTTGGGGAATTAGGATCCCGTGCCGCGGCTCGTACCCACTGAGccgggaggaggaagaggaaggatgCTCCGACACTCCCGATGCTGGGCAGCTCCGAATCTCTGGGATGTcggggggctcccagcaccgGGATGAACGGATAGCCACGGCCCTCGGGCCCAAACCCTCCCGCACCCGCTGCTCCCGGCCGGCAGCACGGCAGCCCCCGCGTGTCCCATCCCCTCGTGGGGCCGCGGtgtgtggaggaggaggaggaggaggaggaggcggaggaggGGGAGCTTTGCCGGACCCCGCGGCGCTGCCCCCGCTCCGCCCGGTCCAGCAGCGCCATCCTCAGCCCCGGTTCATcagcgccgccgctcccgcccgccgTCCCGCGCTTCTCCCACGCGTGACGCTCTCACCCCGCGCCTCCCCGCCGCCCACCGGTGTCCGCGTCCCCCCCGCGTGTCCCCGTCCCCCCCGCGTGTCCCGGTCCCccccctgcagcctggggagcccCGAGCCCGCCCCGTGCGCGTTACCGGGACCGGCCCACGCGCGCGGGACCCACGGGGAcgcgcccgccccggccccgcccacGCACCGTCCGCGCCCTCCCATTGGCTGCTTCGTAGCAAGCCCCGCGCCGCCATTGGCTGGCGCCCACCGCGAGACACGCCCCCCGGCCAcgcccccgccgctcccggccccgcgcgggaCTTGGCGGCGACCGCGGGCGGGAGGCCCCGACCCGCCGGGAACCGGCACCGAGAGCCGGGAACCGGCACCGGGAACCGGGAACCAGCACCGCCAACCGGACACTGAGAGCCGGGAACCAGCACCGGGAACCGGGAACCGGGAACCCGACACTGAGAGACGGGAACCGGCACCGGGAACCAGCATCGGGAATCGGGAAACAGACACGGGGGACTGGCACCGGGAACCGGGCACCGGACACTGGACACTGGGAAGCGGTGAACTGAACGGGAGCCGGGAACGGAATATCGGACACCGGGACTGGCACCGAGCATCGAAGACCGAACACCGAGCTTCGTCACCGGGCACCGGCATCGGGGACCGGGCACTGGTAGCGTCTGCGGGGCCCTCCGGGCAGGGAGAGGCGCCGGGGAAAGCGGGACCCTCGCCTGGCCCCGCCCCGTCCagccccgccccgtcccgtcccgccgGGGGCACCGGAGAAGCCCCGGTCCCGGCGCCGCTCTCCCCGAGGCAGGCTGCAGGTAAGGGCCGGTTCCCCCGGTACCTCCCGGTacctcccagttcctcccggTTCCCCCGGTTCCTCCCATCATCCCCGGTCCGTGGGTGCGGGGGCGCTCGGTACCGGCACCGTTCCGTGCTTGCTCTTGGGGGCGAAGCCTCTCGCCCCCCACCCCGGGAATCATccgtgtgtgtgtcccccccgCCCGGTGTCGGGATCCCGGGGGGAGAGGAGGCTCGGGGAGCGGCGAGGGCCGGGAGCTGCGGGCGGGCAGAGCCCGGAGCTGCCCCGGCACCCCCCGGCTGTGCCGCGGCTCTCCCAGGGGGATAAAACACGGGGCAAGGGCGATTTCCCCCCGGATTCAAGGGAAACGCgatggggctgggaagggcgCCGGGTCCGGCGGGTGCTGGATAACGGGAGCCGGGAGGAGGCACCGGAGCCATCCCCGTGGGGCTGTCACGGCCCCacgtgccagggcagggccgggTGCCCCATGGCAGCACTTGGCTTCGAGCATCGCCTGTCCCTGCGCTCCAGAGGATGAAATTCCTCGATTCCTGGAAAGACGAATCCCTTGGGAGAGGCCGGATCGCCCcgggggcagagctgggtgtaAAACTCCCAACTCTGCCCGATCTTCCCTGGGACACGGGAGGGTTTGGGCCGTTCTTTACTGACCCCAGGCCCGGCTTTGGATCCGAATCGTCCCGTGGAGTTTTCCTCCCTCCCAGAGCGACTTTGTCCTCCCGATCCCGGGGCAGGAAGCATGTGATGTGCCCTGGCCCCCTCCGCAGCCGGACAGACGGACGGATGGTGGTTtggcctcagtttcccctctcccagcctctgtTTTCTACTTCCCCATGAGGCTCCGTCTGCTCCGAGTGAAGGGGAAAGGAAGTTGCTGCCAGAGAGAGCAGCTTGATGGCAgctggagaaagaaaaggaggaaatggAAGGCGAGACAGATGCTCCAAAATAacccccccttcctcctctctgTAAAATaaccccttcctcctcctcttcctctgccttttctccATAGAATCcccctttcttcctcctcttcctcctcccctccatAAAACaaccccccttcctcctcctcttcctcctccttctctccttAAAATAACCtccattcctcctcctcctcctcctcctcctctccaatTTTGCAGCTGCCTCCCCCGCGGGGCACAATAATCCCAGGGGGAATTCCTTGGTGCCAAATCAACCCCCAGGATGcccccctgccctgtgtgggggTGAGcacccctgagccccctccctgtGGATCCAGGGTCCCATTCCCCACCCATGCCCGGGGTTGGCACCGCCGGAGCCCCCTCGGACGGGCGGCTCAGCTCCTTGCACAGACACGTCGGAGCTGCCAGGGCGGATCAGCATTCCCAGGCAAAACCAAAACCCGGCTCCTTCCCATGGCTGCATCTGgagccctgcaggaaggagattttgggatggaggagctcagctctgtgccagagGCAGAGGGGACGGTGATGGGGACACGCCAAGTGCTTGGCACCGGCGCTGGCACCGGGAGTGAGCAGGGCAAGGGGGAAGCACCAGGTGTGGCGGTGCCTGCAGCATTCCTGGTCCTCCTCAGCATTCCCAGTGCCCCTCAGCATTCCCAGTGCCCCACAGAATTCCTGTTCCCCTCAGCATTCCCAGTGCCCCTAAGCATTCCTGTTCCCCTCAGCATTCTCTGTCCCCCTCAGCATTCCCTGTCCCCCTCAGCATCCCCGGTCCCCCTCAGCATTCCCAGTTCCCCTCAGCATTCCCGTTCCCCTCAGCATTCTCTGTCCCCCTCAGCATTCCCAGTTCCCCTCAGCATTCCCGGTCCCCCTCAGCATTCCCAGTCCCCCTCAGCATTCCCAGTGCCCCTCAGCATTCCCGGTCCCCCTCAGCATTCCCAGTGCCCCTCAGCATTCCCTGTTCCCCTCAGCATTCCTGGTGCCCCACAGAATTCCTGTTCCCCTCAGCATTCTCTGTCCCCCTCAGCATTCCCGGTCCCCCTCAGCATTCCCAGTGCCCCTCAGCATTCCCGGTACCCTCAGCATTCCCGGTCCCCCTCAGCATTCCCTGTTCCCCTCAGCATTCTCTGTCCCCCTCAGCATTCCCGGTGCCCCTTCCAGCCGCGGATTCACCCGGCCGTGCCAGGAAAGGAGCTTTTCCTGGGGTGAGGTGTTTGCTCAGTGCCTTCCTCCCGGCCTCACCCCGCTGGGCACACACGCGCCCGGGCAGCGTCTCCGGCTGCTCTCTGCACCCATGGCAACCTGCGAGGGCCGGCACGtgtcctccctccttcctcccactcctCTTCCTCGGCTCTCCCGGCGCTGGTAATGGGGcctgggagctgtgtggggGCACGGAGGGTGGGGGACAGGATGGAAACTGCTGGGGCTGGATGTGGGGTCATGGATGATGGGGACAGGATGGAGAcgctgctggggctggatgTGGGGTCATGGATGatggggacaggctggagatgctgctggggctggatgTGGGGTTGTGGATGGTGGGGAGAGGAtggagatgctgctggggctggatgTGGGGTCATGGATggtgagggaaaggctggagacgctgctggggctggatgTGGGGTCATGGATGATGGGGACAGGATGGAGAcgctgctggggctggatgTGGGGTCGTGGATGGTGGGGACAGGAtggagatgctgctggggctggatgTGGGGTCATGGATGGTGGGGAGAGGCTGAAGATGCTGCTGGGGCTCTCAAGTTACTGCCCAGCGCTCCGACCTGGCTCTTGTAATCCAGGAGGGTTTAATTAATTAATAGGGGTTGGAGCACGGGGAAAGCGATGCCgggggatggagagcagagcagtgggatGCCATCCACCAACTTGGCATTCAGCCACGGATTGAGGggactgggaatgctgggggaCAGAGCAGGGGTGTTTCCCAAAGCAGTGGGAGGGAAATCCAGGGAGATGGCCACAATTCAGTGTTTATCCTGTTGGGAAACGATGTTTCCATGTTGGAGCAAACTTGTAGCAAGACAATCCAAGTTACTACGGCCGCAGCGGGAAggtggaggagggagaggaggaggaagaggaggcagaggTGCCTTGCTCTGAGCTGGAGCTTTGTGGAGCCTCCCCCTCTGCGCTGCTCCATGAATTAATTAagtgcttttcctttcctgcatGAAATATTCACCTGCTGCCAAGGGAACTGGGGGGGCTCGGGGGACCACgtccatggagctgctggtgggagCCAGGTGGAAGGGACAGACAGGGAGAGGGATCTTTGGAGCAGGTAAAAATGATAATTGGGATGATATCGCTGCTGTGGTGCCACCAGTCACCAGGTCACTGCAGGGTGACAGGGTCTTGTCTTCCCCCCTCAGACAGGAGCTTTCTGATGATGATTGATGATTGATGCTTGTGCCCTCAGTGCTGTGGGAGAGGTTTTTTTGGGCAATAGAGGTTTTTTTGGGCAATCAGGTCACAGCTGGGTGTTGGGTGAGGCGCAAGCCCAGCGGGGTGAACGCCAAACCGGAGATGAGCGCGGCACGTGTCTGTCCCCAAGGGGACCGTGTCTGTCCTGTGACAGGGCCACCCTCTGTGTGCTCACCCCAACCCTCACACCACCACTCAGGGCTGCAAAActtcccccaaaacctccaagATGGGTGGAAACCCTCCAAGAAAGGGCTGTacctgtccccaaagccactgTTGGGACCGCAGGCCTGCCGCACTCTTCCGGAGCAGGGAGGAACTGggtgacagcagcactgggctgctCCACTTaggaagaagaagaacaaaCTGTTTTTTAGGGcgttttcattaaaaagaagaaGGGGGGAGCCCaagccctgagctgggctgtaAACTTCAGCGACAGACAGGAAGGAAGTGGAGTGGGTTATTTCAGGCTCCCGTTGGCTGCTTGGGGCAAGGCTCGACTCTTCCGTGCTCTGATAGCAGCCCCTCGTGAACAATGGGGGCCTGGGGCCCTTCCCGGCAGGAACACGGCTCATTCCGGTGAAATCTCCCGCTGCTGCTgactcagcagctcctgctgggcccAGTGTGCAGTGGAGGGCGCCAGGGGCACCATCCCGGTGCAGCAGGAGGTGAGCCTGGCTTTCCTCGGGGTTTGCAGGAAGCAGCCTACAAAACCATCCCTGGGCACTGGAGAGGGAGCTGGTTGCATTTTTGGGATCCCCATACCCGCCTATaccattttggggtccctagGACCCCCCCAATAATGctttgtgcctcagtttcccccctgGAGCaatgctcctgctctggagcaggggagggctgtgagcagctggGTGTTAttggctgcagggagcagagggttGATCCATTATTGCAGCTGGCATTTAGGAGCCGTGGGCAGCTCGCAGGACTTGGCACTTCCTATTTTTCATGTGCTCTGGAGGTGGAGTTTGCACTTGGCTTTGTGTCTGTGGTCACCCAGGGCAGAGCTCGGGTGTGGGAATTCCTATGGGTGTGGGAATTCCTATTTATCCAGGCAGCGTTCCCAGGGCACCCCACAAGCCTGGGGAGGGAAATTCCAGGCTGtcaacagcacagcacagccctgctccttccGGACAGGATGCCTGGCACGGGTGAagtgagaggagctggagctgcctctgccca is a window of Agelaius phoeniceus isolate bAgePho1 chromosome 29, bAgePho1.hap1, whole genome shotgun sequence DNA encoding:
- the LOC143696146 gene encoding uncharacterized protein LOC143696146 isoform X1 gives rise to the protein MEGRRKRRKKGGFYGEKAEEEEEEGVILQRGGRGGYFGASVSPSISSFSFSSCHQAALSGSNFLSPSLGADGASWGSRKQRLGEGKLRPNHHPSVCPAAEGARAHHMLPAPGSGGQSRSGREENSTGRFGSKAGPGESRNFILWSAGTGDARSQVLPWGTRPCPGTWGRDSPTGMAPVPPPGSRYPAPAGPGALPSPIAFPLNPGGNRPCPVFYPPGRAAAQPGGAGAAPGSARPQLPALAAPRASSPPGIPTPGGGDTHTDDSRGGGREASPPRASTERCRYRAPPHPRTGDDGRNRGNREELGGTGRYRGNRPLPAACLGESGAGTGASPVPPAGRDGAGLDGAGPGEGPAFPGASPCPEGPADATSARSPMPVPGDEARCSVFDARCQSRCPIFRSRLPFSSPLPSVQCPVPGSRCQSPVSVSRFPMLVPGAGSRLSVSGSRFPVPGAGSRLSVSGWRCWFPVPGAGSRLSVPVPGGSGPPARGRRQVPRGAGSGGGVAGGRVSRWAPANGGAGLATKQPMGGRGRCVGGAGAGASPWVPRAWAGPGNAHGAGSGLPRLQGGDRDTRGGRGHAGGTRTPVGGGEARGESVTRGRSAGRRAGAAALMNRG
- the LOC143696146 gene encoding uncharacterized protein LOC143696146 isoform X3, giving the protein MLPAPGSGGQSRSGREENSTGRFGSKAGPGESRNFILWSAGTGDARSQVLPWGTRPCPGTWGRDSPTGMAPVPPPGSRYPAPAGPGALPSPIAFPLNPGGNRPCPVFYPPGRAAAQPGGAGAAPGSARPQLPALAAPRASSPPGIPTPGGGDTHTDDSRGGGREASPPRASTERCRYRAPPHPRTGDDGRNRGNREELGGTGRYRGNRPLPAACLGESGAGTGASPVPPAGRDGAGLDGAGPGEGPAFPGASPCPEGPADATSARSPMPVPGDEARCSVFDARCQSRCPIFRSRLPFSSPLPSVQCPVPGSRCQSPVSVSRFPMLVPGAGSRLSVSGSRFPVPGAGSRLSVSGWRCWFPVPGAGSRLSVPVPGGSGPPARGRRQVPRGAGSGGGVAGGRVSRWAPANGGAGLATKQPMGGRGRCVGGAGAGASPWVPRAWAGPGNAHGAGSGLPRLQGGDRDTRGGRGHAGGTRTPVGGGEARGESVTRGRSAGRRAGAAALMNRG
- the LOC143696146 gene encoding uncharacterized protein LOC143696146 isoform X2; its protein translation is MQPWEGAGFWFCLGMLIRPGSSDVSVQGAEPPVRGGSGGANPGHGCHQAALSGSNFLSPSLGADGASWGSRKQRLGEGKLRPNHHPSVCPAAEGARAHHMLPAPGSGGQSRSGREENSTGRFGSKAGPGESRNFILWSAGTGDARSQVLPWGTRPCPGTWGRDSPTGMAPVPPPGSRYPAPAGPGALPSPIAFPLNPGGNRPCPVFYPPGRAAAQPGGAGAAPGSARPQLPALAAPRASSPPGIPTPGGGDTHTDDSRGGGREASPPRASTERCRYRAPPHPRTGDDGRNRGNREELGGTGRYRGNRPLPAACLGESGAGTGASPVPPAGRDGAGLDGAGPGEGPAFPGASPCPEGPADATSARSPMPVPGDEARCSVFDARCQSRCPIFRSRLPFSSPLPSVQCPVPGSRCQSPVSVSRFPMLVPGAGSRLSVSGSRFPVPGAGSRLSVSGWRCWFPVPGAGSRLSVPVPGGSGPPARGRRQVPRGAGSGGGVAGGRVSRWAPANGGAGLATKQPMGGRGRCVGGAGAGASPWVPRAWAGPGNAHGAGSGLPRLQGGDRDTRGGRGHAGGTRTPVGGGEARGESVTRGRSAGRRAGAAALMNRG
- the LOC143696146 gene encoding uncharacterized protein LOC143696146 isoform X4, with product MAPVPPPGSRYPAPAGPGALPSPIAFPLNPGGNRPCPVFYPPGRAAAQPGGAGAAPGSARPQLPALAAPRASSPPGIPTPGGGDTHTDDSRGGGREASPPRASTERCRYRAPPHPRTGDDGRNRGNREELGGTGRYRGNRPLPAACLGESGAGTGASPVPPAGRDGAGLDGAGPGEGPAFPGASPCPEGPADATSARSPMPVPGDEARCSVFDARCQSRCPIFRSRLPFSSPLPSVQCPVPGSRCQSPVSVSRFPMLVPGAGSRLSVSGSRFPVPGAGSRLSVSGWRCWFPVPGAGSRLSVPVPGGSGPPARGRRQVPRGAGSGGGVAGGRVSRWAPANGGAGLATKQPMGGRGRCVGGAGAGASPWVPRAWAGPGNAHGAGSGLPRLQGGDRDTRGGRGHAGGTRTPVGGGEARGESVTRGRSAGRRAGAAALMNRG